A genomic segment from Lignipirellula cremea encodes:
- a CDS encoding 3-keto-disaccharide hydrolase — protein sequence MKITLMKFAALAALILSPALAIAEEGWTPLFDGKTLTGWTQKNGTAKYTVEDGAVVGRTEVGSPNSFLCTDKSYGDFELEFEVKVDNGLNSGVQIRSQTKDTPTGRVNGPQVEIESGPAEAGYVYGEATGRGWLTPPERLKPHAKFKNEEWNKFRVVAQGPRIQTWINGEPIEDLTDAEIYKTHPAGFIGLQVHGIGKNSGPFEVSWKNIRIRELKSDK from the coding sequence ATGAAAATCACCCTGATGAAGTTTGCCGCCCTGGCGGCTCTGATCCTGTCTCCCGCCCTGGCCATCGCCGAAGAAGGCTGGACGCCCCTGTTCGACGGCAAAACGCTCACAGGCTGGACGCAGAAAAACGGCACCGCCAAATACACCGTGGAAGACGGCGCTGTCGTCGGCCGCACCGAAGTCGGCAGCCCCAACTCGTTCCTCTGCACGGACAAGTCCTACGGCGATTTTGAACTCGAATTTGAAGTCAAAGTCGACAACGGCCTGAACTCGGGCGTGCAGATCCGCTCGCAAACCAAAGACACCCCCACCGGCCGCGTCAACGGCCCGCAGGTCGAGATCGAATCCGGCCCGGCCGAAGCCGGCTATGTTTACGGCGAAGCGACCGGCCGCGGCTGGCTCACCCCGCCGGAACGCCTCAAGCCGCACGCCAAATTCAAGAACGAAGAATGGAACAAGTTCCGCGTGGTCGCCCAGGGTCCCCGCATCCAGACCTGGATCAACGGCGAACCGATCGAAGACCTGACCGACGCGGAAATCTACAAAACGCATCCCGCTGGCTTTATCGGCCTGCAGGTGCACGGCATCGGCAAGAATTCTGGCCCGTTTGAAGTTTCGTGGAAGAACATCCGCATCCGCGAACTGAAGAGCGACAAATAG